CCAGCCCCGGCTTCCTCTCTGAGGCCATGCACATTCTGCTGGCCGAAGACCTTACGCTCGGCGAAGCCAAGCCCGAAGAAGACGAGAAGATCGAGCTGCACATGACTCCCCTGAGTGAAGTGCTGCGCCTCATCCATGCAGGCAAAATCCACGACGGCAAGACGCTCATCGGCGTGCTGCTCTACGCCTCGCTGCGTCGCAAATAAGGGTTCCAGCAGCTCGCGTACAACGACCTATTGGATTGTGCCAATTTTGTTGCCTCCAAAATTGGCATCCTGAAAACAATTAGCGTTTTCTTACATTGCCAAGCAACCAGATATGCCGAAACCCGTCATGCTTATGCACAGTGAGCGGCTTTGCCGCTTGCTGACACATAGCATGACGGGACAAGGCACTCCGATGGCGCAATACAAAGGCACGGTCAAGTGGTTTAACAACGCAAAAGGGTTTGGTTTCCTCGGCCGAACTGAAGGTCCGGACGTTTTCGTCCACTACAGCTCCATCCAAATGGACGGCTATCGCGGTCTGAAGGAAGGCGATGAGGTAGAGTTCGACATCATCCAGGGCGAAAAGGGCCCGCAAGCCGATCAGGTCATCGTGATCAAGGCCGATTAGTTCGCGATCCACATAGGTTTTGGCGAAAGCCCGGGAGCCGCATCCTACAATCACAGGATGCGCCGCTGCCGGGCT
Above is a genomic segment from Granulicella cerasi containing:
- a CDS encoding cold-shock protein, with amino-acid sequence MAQYKGTVKWFNNAKGFGFLGRTEGPDVFVHYSSIQMDGYRGLKEGDEVEFDIIQGEKGPQADQVIVIKAD